The Cololabis saira isolate AMF1-May2022 chromosome 20, fColSai1.1, whole genome shotgun sequence genome includes a window with the following:
- the LOC133420927 gene encoding neoverrucotoxin subunit alpha-like, whose amino-acid sequence MMFVGDQSYPDHPDRFDYYRQLLCREVLTGRCYWEVQWSGRVSVSVSYRRISRKGTSGDCRFGGNNHSWRLDCSPGYQYRVLHNNRVTFITSSSPCPDSGRAAVYVDVPAGTLSFYEVSDRLIHLHTFNTSFSEPLCAGFGFWSGSGSSVSLCPV is encoded by the coding sequence atgatgtttgtgggggatcagtcatatcctgatcatccagacaggtttgattactatcgtcagctgctgtgtagagaagttctgacgggtcgctgttactgggaggtccagtggagcggacgtgtttctgtatcagtgagttacagaagaatcagcaggaaaggaaCCTCTGGTGACTGTAGGTTTGGAGGAAACAATCATTCCTGGAGGCTGGACTGTTCTCCAGGTTATCAGTACCGTGTCCTTCACAATAACAGAGTAACATTcatcacctcctcatctccatgtccagactctggcagagcagcagtttacgtggacgttcctgctggaactctgtccttctatgaagtctctgacagactgatccacctccacaccttcaacaccagcttctctgaacctctctgtgctggatttggattctggtccggttctggttcctcagtgtctctgtgtccagtttag